A region from the Acyrthosiphon pisum isolate AL4f chromosome A1, pea_aphid_22Mar2018_4r6ur, whole genome shotgun sequence genome encodes:
- the LOC100568676 gene encoding uncharacterized protein LOC100568676 — MQVRHVVGLTLLLVAAVPLQMYLIKYNQDFRDLVSEIAKNLPNDLLQLSTNYITGYVSAANNYLQSTYDYLGLSKLFEDDSPVDHEVPKNLIRNFRPPHLEYKIGNVVLIHTMRAGVIVGWNIDITDLTKEPEYLILSEVHEELIKLDQDKIVVTLQNIKINHKNIDQYFESFDGIGYIPKESLRKMYPKG, encoded by the exons ATGCAAGTCAGACACGTCGTTGGATTGACGCTGTTGCTGGTGGCAGCGGTGCCGTTGCAAATGTACTTGATTAAGTACAACCAAGACTTCAGAGACTTGGTGTCGGAAATCGCGAAAAACTTACCCAACGACCTACTGCAACTGTCTACCAACTACATCACCGGATACGTCAGCGCCGCGA acAATTACCTGCAAAGTACATACGACTATTTGGGTTTATCAAAACTATTTGAAGATGATTCACCGGTAGACCATGAAGTACcgaaaaatttaataagaaattttaGACCACCTCATTTAGAATACAAAATTGGAAATGTGGTATTGATACATACGATGAGAGCAGGCGTTATTGTTGGATGGAACATTGATATAACC GATCTCACTAAAGAACCAGAATACCTAATTTTATCGGAAGTTCATGAAGAATTGATCAAATTAGACCAAGATAAAATTGTAgttacattacaaaatattaag ataaatcacaaaaatatagaccaatattttgaaagttttgatGGAATAGGATACATACCAAAGGAATCATTACGAAAAATGTACCCAAAAGGTTAA
- the LOC100169457 gene encoding tubulin alpha-1 chain, with amino-acid sequence MRECISVHVGQAGVQIGNACWELYCLEHGIAPDGQMPSDKTIGGGDDSFNTFFSETGSGKHVPRAVFVDLEPTVVDEVRTGTYRQLFHPEQLITGKEDAANNYARGHYTIGKEIVDVVLDRIRKLADQCTGLQGFLIFHSFGGGTGSGFTSLLMERLSVDYGKKSKLEFAIYPAPQVSTAVVEPYNSILTTHTTLEHSDCAFMVDNEAIYDICRRNLDIERPTYTNLNRLIGQIVSSITASLRFDGALNVDLTEFQTNLVPYPRIHFPLVTYAPVISAEKAYHEQLSVSEITNACFEPANQMVKCDPRHGKYMACCMLYRGDVVPKDVNAAIASIKTKRTIQFVDWCPTGFKVGINYQPPTVVPGGDLAKVQRAVCMLSNTTAIAEAWARLDHKFDLMYAKRAFVHWYVGEGMEEGEFSEAREDLAALEKDYEEVGMDSVEGEGEGGEEY; translated from the exons ATG cGTGAATGTATCTCCGTACACGTTGGCCAAGCTGGTGTGCAAATTGGTAATGCCTGCTGGGAATTGTACTGTTTGGAACATGGAATTGCTCCAGATGGTCAAATGCCATCTGACAAGACCATTGGAGGTGGAGACGACAGCTTCAACACCTTCTTCAGCGAAACTGGCTCAGGCAAACATGTGCCAAGAGCTGTGTTTGTTGATCTCGAACCAACTGTTGTTG ATGAGGTAAGAACTGGAACATACCGCCAGTTGTTCCACCCTGAACAATTGATCACTGGTAAGGAAGATGCTGCCAACAACTATGCACGTGGACACTACACTATTGGAAAAGAGATTGTTGATGTTGTTTTGGACAGAATCAGGAAATTGGCTGACCAGTGCACTGGTCTTCAAGGTTTCTTGATCTTCCACTCTTTCGGAGGTGGTACTGGATCTGGTTTCACATCTTTGTTGATGGAAAGACTCAGCGTTGACTACGGAAAGAAGAGTAAATTAGAATTCGCCATCTACCCAGCCCCTCAAGTCTCCACTGCTGTTGTTGAGCCATACAACTCCATCTTGACCACACATACAACTCTGGAACACAGTGACTGTGCATTCATGGTCGATAATGAAGCCATCTATGACATTTGCCGTCGTAATCTCGATATTGAACGTCCAACTTACACCAACTTGAATCGTCTTATTGGCCAGATTGTTTCTTCAATCACAGCTTCTCTCCGTTTCGATGGTGCCCTCAATGTTGACTTGACTGAATTCCAGACCAATTTGGTCCCATATCCCCGTATTCATTTCCCATTGGTCACCTATGCACCAGTCATCTCTGCTGAAAAGGCTTACCATGAACAATTGTCTGTATCAGAAATCACCAATGCTTGTTTTGAACCAGCCAACCAAATGGTTAAGTGTGACCCACGTCACGGCAAATACATGGCTTGTTGTATGTTGTACCGTGGTGATGTTGTACCTAAGGATGTCAACGCTGCCATTGCTTCCATCAAGACCAAGAGAACCATTCAGTTTGTTGACTGGTGTCCAACTGGTTTCAAAGTTGGTATCAATTACCAACCCCCAACTGTGGTACCCGGTGGTGACTTGGCTAAAGTACAACGTGCCGTCTGCATGTTGTCCAACACTACAGCTATTGCTGAAGCTTGGGCTAGGTTGGACCACAAGTTTGACTTGATGTATGCCAAACGTGCTTTCGTCCATTGGTATGTTGGAGAAGGTATGGAAGAAGGTGAATTCTCTGAAGCTCGTGAGGATTTGGCCGCTCTTGAGAAAGATTACGAAGAGGTTGGCATGGACTCCGTCGAAGGAGAAGGTGAAGGTGGTGAAGAATACTAA